The following are encoded together in the Mesoterricola sediminis genome:
- a CDS encoding flagellar hook-length control protein FliK, with translation MLPAISSAVEAPPALPGREAASSQATPGFSGIMGALASASAPNAGTQAPAQPAANASQAKAPAATARSSVSQPAPSQPAAPQPAPSQPARTDADPAQATPPGPTSSDPESGIDPSPREPQAPLETLQPNPLAAALAAQAAATPPAPADAGTPAPPADSVTGVQASAASAPSAAPTPPTGDAALAALPGSPAPTPGAPTSASPAAGAPDAPAPATAGTPAAGTPAAAPPSEPAPIAGGPALPPRAEAPAAPETPAEPGAPPAQAAPPQAPSAGAGAPAATPGSARPVDSHPAPAQKTEVDAQPPAPGAAEDTPAPEPAHGGLRTDLPRTAVPEAPEARVAAEAQPRTEPSADVPAALTAAKAQAALEAELPGLRLQAVKGTGATAGAATGAPSKPALSELLNRPKPTVETPAILSQDGETPGPTPAAASAATAPTLPAPAAPAAHEALANAPGLASGSPATPASAPPAVPAPAAHAAASDTAAFLRNPVAAQLEGSVRWLLKAQTPSADLQLHPESLGAVRIQIKVEGTEVHARVWATEPSSLPLLQEHRSALEASLRDQGLSLGSFDLHQGRQGEQAAPAPAPAPAAPRVQTAEIGQEAPIAAAPSPANPHRIEIVA, from the coding sequence ATGCTTCCAGCCATCAGCAGCGCGGTCGAAGCGCCCCCGGCCTTGCCGGGCCGCGAAGCCGCCTCCTCCCAGGCCACGCCCGGCTTCTCCGGCATCATGGGGGCCCTGGCCAGCGCCAGCGCCCCCAACGCCGGGACCCAGGCCCCCGCCCAGCCGGCAGCCAACGCCTCCCAGGCCAAGGCCCCGGCGGCCACTGCTCGGTCGTCCGTATCTCAGCCGGCCCCCTCCCAGCCGGCCGCACCTCAGCCGGCCCCCTCCCAGCCGGCCCGGACCGATGCGGATCCTGCCCAGGCGACCCCGCCTGGGCCCACGTCCTCGGACCCGGAATCGGGGATCGATCCCAGCCCCCGGGAACCCCAGGCCCCCCTGGAAACCCTCCAGCCCAACCCCCTGGCCGCGGCCCTGGCCGCCCAGGCGGCCGCGACCCCGCCCGCCCCGGCCGACGCCGGAACCCCCGCCCCACCGGCGGACAGCGTCACGGGTGTCCAGGCAAGCGCCGCCTCCGCCCCGTCGGCGGCCCCCACGCCTCCCACCGGGGACGCGGCCCTGGCCGCCCTTCCGGGGAGCCCGGCGCCCACGCCGGGCGCGCCGACCAGCGCGAGCCCGGCCGCGGGGGCGCCGGATGCCCCGGCCCCGGCGACCGCCGGTACGCCTGCCGCCGGTACGCCGGCCGCCGCTCCACCCTCCGAACCCGCTCCGATCGCGGGGGGGCCGGCCCTGCCGCCCCGGGCCGAGGCCCCGGCCGCGCCGGAGACCCCCGCCGAGCCCGGCGCGCCGCCGGCCCAGGCGGCTCCGCCCCAGGCCCCGTCCGCCGGAGCGGGAGCGCCCGCCGCCACGCCGGGGTCCGCACGCCCGGTTGACTCCCATCCGGCCCCCGCCCAGAAGACCGAGGTGGACGCGCAGCCCCCCGCCCCCGGGGCGGCCGAGGACACGCCGGCCCCGGAGCCGGCCCACGGCGGGCTCCGCACGGACCTGCCCCGGACCGCGGTCCCCGAGGCGCCGGAGGCCCGCGTGGCCGCGGAGGCCCAGCCCCGCACCGAGCCGTCCGCGGACGTTCCCGCGGCCCTGACCGCCGCCAAGGCCCAGGCCGCGCTGGAGGCGGAGCTCCCGGGCCTCCGCCTCCAGGCCGTCAAAGGCACGGGGGCCACCGCGGGGGCCGCGACCGGCGCCCCGTCGAAGCCCGCCCTCAGTGAACTCCTGAACCGGCCCAAGCCCACGGTGGAAACCCCGGCAATCCTTTCCCAGGATGGCGAGACGCCGGGCCCCACCCCGGCCGCGGCCAGCGCCGCCACCGCCCCCACCCTGCCCGCCCCGGCGGCCCCCGCCGCCCATGAGGCCCTCGCCAACGCGCCCGGCCTGGCCTCCGGGAGCCCGGCCACGCCGGCTTCCGCCCCGCCGGCGGTCCCGGCCCCGGCGGCCCACGCCGCCGCCTCCGACACGGCGGCCTTCCTGCGCAACCCCGTGGCGGCCCAACTGGAGGGGAGCGTGCGCTGGCTCCTCAAGGCCCAGACCCCCTCCGCCGACCTGCAGCTCCACCCCGAATCCCTGGGCGCCGTGCGCATCCAGATCAAGGTGGAGGGCACCGAGGTCCACGCCCGCGTCTGGGCCACCGAGCCCAGCAGCCTGCCCCTCCTGCAGGAGCATCGCTCGGCCCTGGAAGCCTCGCTCCGGGACCAGGGGCTCTCCCTGGGCAGCTTCGACCTGCACCAGGGCCGCCAGGGCGAGCAGGCCGCCCCCGCTCCCGCCCCCGCGCCGGCCGCGCCCCGGGTCCAGACCGCCGAAATTGGGCAGGAAGCGCCCATCGCCGCGGCCCCTTCGCCCGCAAACCCGCACCGGATCGAGATTGTCGCCTGA
- a CDS encoding FliH/SctL family protein has protein sequence MSVERFIPARRVDLEAIEAFPYFAAQAPPPLEDEDEAGDDTPLSATFTTPEEDARRLASVDQIIYEKLQQAERDAQDVARKAYEQGFAAGETEGRAFGESQYRAQIQRLDKALGELSASLSLHGKAAQDELLGLALAFGEYLAGREIQQGIQTLRPLLERVLEAHPFPASPDDPEGRPGITVLIHPRDLEEIGGSAAAPAGVTLREDEGLTRGSLRVESASGVLDATVERRRGHLLELIQRIREQEGY, from the coding sequence ATGTCAGTTGAGCGGTTCATCCCGGCCCGCAGGGTGGACCTGGAGGCCATCGAGGCCTTCCCGTACTTCGCGGCCCAGGCCCCCCCGCCCCTGGAGGACGAGGACGAGGCCGGCGACGACACCCCCCTGAGCGCCACGTTCACCACGCCCGAGGAGGACGCCCGGCGCCTGGCCTCCGTGGACCAGATCATCTACGAGAAGCTCCAGCAGGCCGAGCGGGACGCCCAGGACGTGGCCCGGAAGGCCTACGAACAGGGCTTCGCCGCCGGCGAGACCGAGGGCCGCGCGTTCGGGGAGAGCCAGTACCGGGCCCAGATCCAGCGCCTGGACAAGGCCCTGGGGGAACTGTCCGCCTCCCTGTCCCTGCACGGCAAGGCGGCCCAGGACGAACTGCTGGGCCTGGCCCTGGCCTTCGGCGAATACCTGGCGGGCCGCGAGATCCAGCAGGGCATCCAGACCCTTCGACCGCTCCTGGAGCGGGTCCTGGAGGCCCACCCCTTCCCCGCCAGCCCCGACGATCCGGAGGGCCGCCCGGGCATCACCGTCCTCATCCACCCCCGGGACCTGGAGGAGATCGGCGGCTCCGCCGCCGCCCCCGCCGGCGTCACCCTGCGCGAGGACGAGGGCCTGACCCGCGGCAGCCTGCGGGTGGAAAGCGCCTCCGGCGTCCTGGACGCGACGGTGGAGCGGCGCCGCGGCCACCTCCTGGAGCTGATCCAGCGGATCCGGGAGCAGGAGGGCTACTGA
- the ispG gene encoding flavodoxin-dependent (E)-4-hydroxy-3-methylbut-2-enyl-diphosphate synthase, whose translation MPDFPLQPLSPRRRTRQIHVGGVPVGGDAPISVQSMTKTDTRDVEATVNQIYEYAAAGCEIVRVSVPTKKAGEVFHEITARSPIPVVADIHFDYRLALVAADGGAACLRINPGNIGGQDRVRAVVDKAGEKGIPIRIGVNAGSLEKDLVEKFAGATPEAMVESALRHLEMLEKEGFYATKISLKASDVVRTVQAYRLLAKQVDYPFHLGITEAGTPWGATIRSSAGLGILLAEGLGDTIRVSLTGEGTEEVRIGHELLRALELRSGGFHMVSCPSCGRVQIDLNRVAHEIEEGLRQINHEDVTYAVMGCVVNGPGEARDADLGVAGGAGEGLIYRKGVLIRKVKEVDLVPAFLEEARKFKAEQVP comes from the coding sequence ATGCCCGACTTCCCCCTGCAGCCCCTTTCGCCCCGCCGCCGCACCCGCCAGATCCACGTGGGCGGTGTCCCGGTGGGCGGCGACGCCCCCATTTCCGTCCAGAGCATGACGAAGACCGACACCCGGGACGTGGAGGCCACCGTCAACCAGATCTACGAGTACGCCGCCGCCGGCTGCGAGATCGTCCGCGTTTCGGTTCCCACCAAGAAGGCCGGCGAGGTCTTCCACGAGATCACGGCCCGCAGCCCCATCCCCGTGGTGGCCGACATCCACTTCGACTATCGCCTCGCCCTCGTGGCGGCCGACGGCGGTGCCGCCTGCCTGCGCATCAACCCGGGCAACATCGGCGGCCAGGACCGGGTCCGGGCCGTGGTGGACAAGGCCGGCGAGAAGGGCATCCCCATCCGCATCGGCGTCAACGCCGGCAGCCTGGAGAAGGACCTGGTGGAGAAGTTCGCCGGCGCCACCCCCGAGGCCATGGTGGAAAGCGCCTTGCGCCACCTGGAGATGCTGGAGAAGGAAGGCTTCTACGCCACCAAGATCTCCCTCAAGGCCAGCGACGTCGTCCGCACCGTGCAGGCCTACCGGCTCCTGGCGAAGCAGGTGGACTACCCCTTCCACCTGGGCATCACCGAGGCCGGGACCCCCTGGGGGGCCACCATCCGCAGCAGCGCCGGGCTCGGCATCCTCCTGGCGGAGGGCCTGGGCGACACGATCCGCGTCTCCCTCACCGGCGAAGGCACCGAGGAGGTGCGCATCGGCCATGAGCTCCTGCGCGCCCTGGAGCTGCGCAGCGGCGGCTTCCACATGGTCAGCTGCCCCTCCTGCGGCCGGGTCCAGATCGACCTCAACCGCGTGGCCCACGAGATCGAGGAGGGGCTCCGGCAGATCAACCACGAGGACGTCACCTACGCCGTCATGGGCTGCGTGGTCAACGGCCCCGGCGAGGCCCGGGACGCCGACCTGGGCGTGGCGGGCGGCGCCGGCGAGGGCCTGATCTACCGCAAGGGCGTGCTCATCCGGAAGGTGAAGGAGGTCGACCTCGTCCCCGCCTTCCTGGAGGAGGCCCGCAAGTTCAAGGCCGAGCAGGTGCCGTGA
- a CDS encoding flagellar hook assembly protein FlgD, which translates to MQTASVPTTSSTTSSGSSTTASNTLGKDAFLKLLVAQLQHQDPTNTQDPAQMVQQMATFSSLEAQQNTNTLLGSIQTQNAALYQAQSADLIGKKIQLTSSKVALSGGSAQIGINMASAGDAVLTIKNAKGSTVATLGPVTLSAGDTTLAWNGQDAYGNQLADGTYTVSVTAKNGAGTSISASTTTTATVTAVSFVDNEVKVTAGGSQYSLSNITRISN; encoded by the coding sequence ATGCAGACCGCCAGCGTTCCAACGACCTCGTCGACCACGTCCTCGGGCTCGTCCACCACCGCCAGCAACACGCTGGGCAAGGACGCCTTCCTCAAACTGCTGGTGGCCCAGCTGCAGCACCAGGATCCGACCAACACCCAGGACCCCGCCCAGATGGTGCAGCAGATGGCCACCTTCTCGAGCCTGGAGGCCCAGCAGAACACCAACACCCTGCTCGGCAGCATCCAGACCCAGAACGCGGCCCTCTACCAGGCCCAGAGCGCGGACCTGATCGGCAAGAAGATCCAGCTCACCTCCAGCAAGGTGGCCCTCTCCGGCGGCTCCGCCCAGATCGGCATCAACATGGCGAGCGCCGGCGACGCCGTCCTCACCATCAAGAACGCCAAGGGCAGCACGGTGGCCACCCTCGGCCCCGTGACCCTTTCCGCCGGAGACACGACCCTGGCCTGGAACGGCCAGGACGCCTACGGCAACCAGCTCGCGGACGGCACCTACACGGTGAGCGTCACCGCCAAGAACGGCGCGGGCACCAGCATCAGCGCCTCCACCACGACCACCGCGACCGTCACGGCCGTCTCCTTCGTCGACAACGAGGTGAAGGTCACCGCCGGCGGCAGCCAGTACTCCCTTTCCAACATCACCCGGATCTCCAACTGA
- a CDS encoding flagellar hook protein FlgE, with amino-acid sequence MGLYSSFYASLSGLSTNASALSVIGNNLANLNTAGFKGASSEFQDLFAAAIANQGTQGNGNPMQVGLGASLGSVATNFSQGSFQQTGNVTDMAMQGNGFFTLQNKQGSAVYTRNGNFTIDKSGFLVDSQGNKVMGWNATNGVVNPGGLPTPIQLNMAGTSGGVATRNVEIIANLNSAAATTSVFTSTVQIYDSLGATHSVTLSFQPTGTAGQWAVTGPATVDGAAVAGIPAYLQFDNTGALTGYIPAGGLATDTPTTITGNNNPSISFTGFANGAADASVKWELATPNTTGSGFTAYFTSYASASTTSATSQDGYGAGTVDSLTVDQNGVIIGNYTNGQTIPMGQVAVSTFLNENGLSKVGGNNWIATVASGTAAVGAANQGGRGGVLGSNLELSNVDVATELTRMIVNQNGYQANSRVVTTANTLLQEVLNLVR; translated from the coding sequence ATGGGCCTCTATTCTTCCTTCTACGCGAGCCTCTCCGGCCTTTCCACCAACGCCTCCGCGCTCAGTGTGATCGGCAACAACCTGGCCAACCTCAACACGGCCGGGTTCAAGGGCGCCAGCTCCGAGTTCCAGGACCTCTTCGCGGCGGCCATCGCCAACCAGGGGACCCAGGGCAACGGCAATCCCATGCAGGTGGGCCTCGGCGCCTCCCTCGGGTCGGTGGCCACCAACTTCTCCCAGGGCTCCTTCCAGCAGACCGGCAACGTCACGGACATGGCCATGCAGGGCAACGGCTTCTTCACCCTGCAGAACAAGCAGGGCAGCGCCGTCTACACCCGCAACGGCAACTTCACCATCGACAAGAGCGGGTTCCTGGTCGACTCCCAGGGCAACAAGGTCATGGGCTGGAACGCCACCAACGGCGTCGTCAACCCCGGCGGCCTGCCGACGCCCATCCAGCTCAACATGGCCGGGACCTCCGGCGGCGTCGCCACCCGCAACGTGGAGATCATCGCCAACCTGAACTCCGCCGCGGCCACCACGTCGGTCTTCACGTCCACGGTCCAGATCTACGACTCCCTGGGCGCCACCCACAGCGTCACCCTCAGCTTCCAGCCCACCGGCACCGCGGGCCAGTGGGCCGTGACGGGCCCCGCCACCGTGGACGGCGCGGCCGTGGCCGGCATCCCCGCCTACCTCCAGTTCGACAACACGGGCGCCCTCACGGGCTACATCCCCGCCGGAGGCTTGGCCACCGACACCCCCACCACCATCACGGGCAACAACAACCCCAGCATCTCCTTCACCGGCTTCGCCAACGGCGCCGCCGACGCCAGCGTCAAGTGGGAACTGGCCACCCCCAACACCACGGGGAGCGGCTTCACCGCCTACTTCACCAGCTACGCCTCCGCCTCCACCACGTCCGCCACCAGCCAGGACGGCTACGGCGCCGGCACCGTGGACAGCCTCACCGTCGACCAGAACGGCGTCATCATCGGCAACTACACCAACGGCCAGACCATCCCCATGGGCCAGGTGGCGGTGAGCACCTTCCTCAACGAGAACGGCCTCTCCAAGGTGGGCGGCAACAACTGGATCGCCACCGTCGCCAGCGGCACCGCCGCGGTGGGCGCGGCCAACCAGGGCGGCCGGGGCGGCGTCCTCGGCTCCAACCTGGAACTGTCCAACGTGGACGTGGCCACCGAGCTGACCCGCATGATCGTGAACCAGAACGGCTACCAGGCCAACAGCCGCGTCGTCACCACGGCCAACACGCTGCTCCAGGAAGTGCTCAACCTCGTCCGGTAG
- the fliJ gene encoding flagellar export protein FliJ, producing MAARFRFRLEALLRVRRSLEEEAKRAMARAVTARDQAQLRVGELRQTQRQAIEGRRMGTNQTIDLERLRDIERWLVVVERRIQEAVEAVRQADERVREARAQLVKAHQDHLILQRLKERRQAQHALEVLREEAKEMDEIAVLRHHIRPPGASNQ from the coding sequence GTGGCCGCCCGCTTCCGTTTCCGCCTGGAAGCCCTGCTCAGGGTCCGGCGCAGCCTGGAGGAAGAGGCCAAACGAGCGATGGCCCGGGCGGTCACCGCCCGGGACCAGGCCCAGCTCCGGGTGGGCGAACTCCGGCAGACCCAACGGCAGGCCATCGAAGGCCGCCGCATGGGAACCAACCAGACGATCGACCTGGAGCGCCTCCGGGACATCGAGCGCTGGCTGGTGGTGGTGGAACGCCGCATCCAGGAGGCCGTGGAGGCCGTCCGTCAAGCAGACGAACGGGTGCGGGAGGCCCGCGCCCAGCTCGTCAAGGCGCACCAGGATCACCTGATCCTCCAGCGCCTCAAGGAGCGCCGCCAGGCCCAGCACGCCCTGGAGGTCCTCCGCGAGGAAGCGAAGGAGATGGATGAAATTGCTGTCCTGAGGCATCACATCCGGCCGCCAGGAGCATCCAACCAGTGA
- the yidD gene encoding membrane protein insertion efficiency factor YidD — MPWQPTAWAARGAIRAYQRTLSPLLPTQCRFTPTCSQYGLECVRKYGTLKGGALTTWRILRCNPFGGHGPDPVP; from the coding sequence GTGCCCTGGCAGCCCACGGCCTGGGCGGCCCGGGGGGCGATCCGCGCCTACCAGCGCACCCTGAGCCCCCTCCTGCCCACCCAGTGCCGCTTCACGCCCACCTGCAGCCAGTACGGCCTGGAGTGCGTGCGGAAGTACGGCACCCTCAAGGGCGGCGCCCTCACCACCTGGCGGATCCTGCGCTGCAACCCCTTCGGGGGCCACGGCCCCGATCCGGTCCCCTGA
- a CDS encoding response regulator: MVDLYTPSPERPGRILIVDDLAENLKVHARELRGQPFQTTLAQSGAEALEACAREVFEGILMDVSLPGMDGIETCRRIRQGPLNAATPLIFISAVRIGEDWVKSGIESGGIDYLTKPYVLSELLVKLRMLVRLSRQREAALAGERNRALLEVAGGAAHELAQPLSAAQIQLDRLIHARTAPSVQDLEDLRACLEETSQVLRKIQNLHTYITKPYASGRILDLDLSSRPPFRG; this comes from the coding sequence ATGGTTGATTTGTACACCCCCAGCCCCGAACGCCCCGGCCGCATCCTCATCGTGGACGACCTGGCGGAAAACCTGAAGGTGCACGCCCGGGAGCTCCGGGGCCAGCCCTTCCAGACGACCCTCGCCCAGAGCGGCGCCGAGGCCCTGGAGGCCTGCGCCCGGGAAGTCTTCGAAGGCATCCTCATGGACGTGAGCCTGCCGGGCATGGACGGCATCGAGACCTGCCGGCGCATCCGCCAGGGACCGCTGAACGCGGCGACCCCGCTCATCTTCATCAGCGCCGTGCGCATCGGCGAGGACTGGGTGAAGTCGGGCATCGAATCGGGCGGCATCGATTACCTCACCAAGCCCTACGTGCTGTCCGAGCTCCTGGTGAAGCTGCGCATGCTGGTGCGCCTGTCCCGACAGCGGGAGGCCGCCCTTGCGGGCGAGCGGAACCGCGCCCTGCTCGAGGTGGCCGGCGGCGCCGCCCACGAGCTGGCCCAGCCCCTGTCCGCCGCCCAGATCCAGCTGGACCGCCTCATCCACGCCCGGACCGCGCCGTCCGTCCAGGACCTGGAGGACCTCCGGGCCTGCCTGGAGGAGACCTCCCAGGTGCTGCGGAAGATCCAGAACCTGCATACGTACATCACCAAGCCGTACGCCTCGGGCCGCATCCTGGACCTGGACCTGTCCAGCAGGCCCCCCTTCAGAGGTTAG
- a CDS encoding FliI/YscN family ATPase, whose translation MDLSALARDVAKLPPGDVLGRVSKVVGLIVESRGPEGSVGEQMAIHMPDGRQVTAEVVGFQERSVLLMPVENLEGIRPGLLVEALGHQPELPVSASLLGRVIDPLGRPLDGGPPIEVQDRVPIHGQPPNPMRRRRINEVLSTGVRSIDGLLTLGKGQRIGIFAGSGVGKSTLMGMIARNTSAQVNVIALVGERGRELKEFIDNDLGPEGLARSVVVVATSDQTPLLRLRCALSAMAIAEHFMRQGKDVLMMMDSVTRFAMAQREVGLSAGEPPSSRGYTPSVFALLPRLMERAGAFEGMGSITGIFTVLVEGDDMNEPIADAVRGILDGHVVLSRRLAAKNHFPAVDVLPSISRLFSALASPEQKQLSAKMRDLMATYDDAEDLIQIGAYTKGSSPSIDQAIQFQPAIQAFLRQAVAEGSDQAATLLAMGQIFGIDLAPFLKPAGKV comes from the coding sequence ATGGACCTGTCCGCCCTGGCCCGGGACGTGGCCAAGCTCCCCCCCGGCGATGTCCTGGGCCGGGTCTCCAAGGTGGTGGGCCTCATCGTGGAATCCCGGGGCCCCGAGGGCTCCGTGGGCGAGCAGATGGCCATCCACATGCCCGACGGCCGCCAGGTCACCGCCGAAGTCGTGGGCTTCCAGGAGCGCAGCGTCCTCCTGATGCCCGTGGAGAATCTGGAGGGCATCCGCCCCGGCCTCCTCGTGGAGGCCCTGGGCCACCAGCCCGAGCTGCCGGTGTCCGCCAGCTTGCTAGGTCGTGTGATCGATCCCCTGGGGCGCCCCCTGGACGGCGGTCCCCCCATCGAGGTGCAGGACCGGGTGCCCATCCACGGCCAGCCCCCCAACCCCATGCGGCGGCGGCGCATCAACGAGGTCCTCTCCACCGGCGTCCGGAGCATCGACGGCCTCCTGACCCTGGGCAAGGGCCAGCGCATCGGGATCTTCGCCGGGTCCGGCGTGGGCAAGTCCACCCTCATGGGCATGATCGCCCGGAACACCTCGGCCCAGGTGAACGTCATCGCCCTGGTGGGGGAGCGGGGCCGCGAGCTGAAGGAGTTCATCGACAACGACCTGGGCCCCGAGGGCCTGGCCCGGAGCGTCGTGGTGGTGGCGACCAGCGACCAGACCCCCCTGCTCCGCCTGCGCTGCGCCCTGTCCGCCATGGCCATCGCCGAGCACTTCATGCGCCAGGGCAAGGACGTCCTCATGATGATGGACAGCGTCACCCGCTTCGCCATGGCCCAGCGGGAGGTGGGCCTGTCCGCCGGCGAGCCCCCCAGCTCCCGCGGCTACACCCCCTCCGTCTTCGCCCTCCTGCCCCGGCTCATGGAGCGGGCCGGCGCCTTCGAGGGCATGGGGTCCATCACCGGCATCTTCACCGTCCTGGTGGAGGGCGACGACATGAACGAGCCCATCGCCGACGCCGTCCGGGGCATCCTGGACGGGCACGTGGTCCTCTCCCGGCGCCTGGCCGCCAAGAACCACTTCCCCGCCGTGGACGTCCTCCCCAGCATCAGCCGGCTCTTCTCCGCCCTGGCCTCCCCCGAGCAGAAGCAGCTCAGCGCCAAGATGCGGGACCTGATGGCCACGTACGACGACGCCGAGGACCTCATCCAGATCGGCGCCTACACCAAGGGGTCCAGCCCCTCCATCGACCAGGCCATCCAGTTCCAGCCCGCCATCCAGGCCTTCCTCCGCCAGGCGGTGGCGGAGGGGTCCGACCAGGCCGCGACCCTCCTGGCCATGGGCCAGATCTTCGGCATCGACCTGGCGCCCTTCCTGAAGCCGGCGGGCAAGGTGTAG
- a CDS encoding con-10 family general stress protein → MAANNDENIQMNTTPPLGGEAVGREHMAEIGRKGGQSVSRNREHMAEIGRKGGQSVSRNREHMAAIGRKGGEAVSQDRAHMASIGRKGGEAVSQDRTHMEEIGRKGGTTVSRDRTHMAEIGRKGGEAVSQDRTHMEEIGRKGGEASRSRKAAPGEGTPEGEPGSGLA, encoded by the coding sequence ATGGCAGCCAACAACGATGAAAATATCCAGATGAACACCACCCCCCCCCTGGGCGGTGAGGCCGTCGGACGCGAACACATGGCCGAAATCGGTCGTAAGGGCGGTCAGTCCGTCAGTCGCAACCGCGAGCACATGGCCGAGATCGGCCGGAAGGGCGGGCAGTCCGTCAGCCGGAACCGGGAGCACATGGCCGCCATCGGTCGGAAGGGCGGCGAAGCCGTCAGCCAGGACCGGGCCCACATGGCCTCCATTGGCCGGAAGGGCGGCGAGGCGGTCAGTCAGGATCGCACCCACATGGAGGAGATCGGCCGCAAGGGCGGGACCACCGTCAGCCGCGACCGCACCCACATGGCGGAGATCGGCCGGAAGGGCGGTGAGGCGGTCAGCCAGGACCGCACCCACATGGAGGAGATCGGCCGCAAGGGCGGCGAGGCCTCCCGCAGCCGCAAGGCCGCGCCTGGCGAGGGCACTCCCGAAGGCGAACCCGGGTCCGGCCTGGCCTGA